The genomic region TTTTGGGCTTCTGcatgaacagactgctggacttgatgggccttggtctgattcagcatggcttttcttgtATTCTTATGTCATGTGTCTGATTTATGGAAAAGGTGCACGTGTCAATGAAAATGACACGTGAATAATCAAGCCTAATAATGTCTTAGTTCTTCCTTGGATTAAATGACCTGATGCCTTGTTTTGGTTCATATACAATCCTAGGAATTCAAGATGTATTGTTGTGTTGAAGTTACTAATGTATATGTTTGTGTTTCTAGGAGAATCTTTCTACACATGGCTAGAAGGTAAATAAAATACTACAACAATCCTTTTTTATCCAGTGTAGAAAAGAACTATATGTAACTGGAAACAGGAGCTGCTGTGGTGCAATGTAATgagctcttcttctcttcacccCTCCCCTGCCATAGCTCCTGTACAGTCTTCAGATTGGAGACTGTGTGTCCGAGGTTTTGGTGGTATGTAATGTGGAAATTTGAACCATATTTTAAACATAAATTACTTTCCACTTTTACCCATTATAATAGAGTTAACTATTCCCAGCATAAGTTTTTGTCTCTAAAACAATCCAATTTTGTATGTTCAGACTAATAATCTACTGAAATTTGGAGCTGGTTACAACTTGATAAAactgtggtttttaaaatgtagttcaaAAATAAAGCCTCACTACTTAAtgctggtggaaaaaaatatttcattgtgTCTTAGAATGGTTGAGACTTAGTCTTTGAATTTTGAGAGGAAGAGATAATAGAATTGAGCCATCAGTTACCAGGAATGCTAACTGTATTTATGCCTAACATCACATGAAAAGTATAGTCTTCTGAGACTGGAGGGACAGAAACAGCTAATCTACAAGGTATGTAGCTGAGCTAGATTCCAGCCGAGTAGCTCCTTCAAAACCagaaagatttttggggtataaactTCGTGAGTCAAGGCTTCTGTCATCTGATAAAAGTGacagggcaggagctggcctgaggCCGCGGCTCAACAACTGACAGCTCCGGCGGACCCTGAGGtcggctcctgccctctccaacttccctgctgacagggaggccagctcttgggcaggagctggcctgtggctgcGGCTCACCCACAGGCGGCTTAGGCGAGTGCTGCAATCACATTCATCGCCTCCCTGCTGGGCTCAATAACATGCAACTTAGGTGGGCACCGCGGCTGCaaccagcctccctgtcagcagggaggctaggGAGTGCAGGAGCCTGCCTGATCAACATGGAGGGAGCCACCAGGTGCCGGCAGGGTCCCACAAGGACCCgactggtgcccccccccccataatcaAATGGCATGTGCCTGGAGACATGGGATACACCATGTCCCCATTGGCAGTACACCATTGCtcaaaggtgctactagactcttTTGCCAGGATACCTACTTTCTGAAACTAAGATGTGTAGCTGTTTCAACTACATCTTGAATAATGACCAGAAAACTAAAGGCAATGTGGACAAGTGGAGTTCAGGTAAATTGCACGGTTGGTGATTTGCTCAAGGAAGGTGGACTCATCCTTCATTAGCTGAAGCTTAAAAAAATCATTAGGTGCAGTCCATTGTATAGCACGTTTCGGCAGTTTGGTGGCATTGGAATCAGTTCCACCAAACTGGACTTTATGTTCCTTCTCCAGCTTCCTTCTCTATGAATACTCTGCCATTCCTGTTCCCACCATCATTTTGCATACAACCATAATTAAAGTTGCATCAGTATCTGTACATTGGGATTCATTTAATCATGAGAATTGTGTTATGACACcttcataagattttttttctcttaagtGCAATTTGTAAATTCCAGTACTGAGAAATAGTATATTTCCtatatttttgtcagttttaatatttttattttgttctgcttctgttttacATTCAGGTCTTTGTCTTGAAAAACGTGTGTTCTATAAGCTCATTTCTGGACTCCATGCTAGCATCAATGTTCATCTTTGTGCAAATTATTTACTTGAAGGTATTTGATTTTCTTAAACTGTGTTCCTCTGGATTTATCATTGGGAGCAGTTGATTGTTGTTTTTGAAACGTTTTAATGCAAatgtaagcagcagtggtgtagtggttaagagcaggtgtactctaatctggaggaactgggtttgattccctgctctgctccttgagctgtggaggcttatctggggaatttagattagcctgtgcactccaataaacgccagctgggtgaccttgggctagtcaacagttcttctgagttctctcaggcccacctacctcgcagagtgtttgttgtgcgggAGGAGGGCGGGAAAGGAGTTGTTAATCCCTTTGAgttgccttacaggagaggaaggggggatataaatccaactcttcttctaattagaACATTAAATACCATTTTGGAAAAAGTGTTTTGTAATACTGTTTTTGGAAAAAGTGTTccgtttttgtttctttgttcagaaacTTGGGGGAAACCTCGTTGGGGAGCCAATGTGAAGGAATTCACTAGTCGTTTTGACCCCAGTGAAACAAAAGGAGAAGGTCCTAGGCGGCTAAAAAATTTATATTTCTTATATTTGATTGAACTGCGTGCATTATCAAAGGTTGCTTCCTACTTTGAGCGTTCAATTGTTGATCTTTACACTGGAAATGCCCAAGAGGATGCAGAAACAAAGGTTCTCTTGCTAGaaatcttcacacacacaaagtaagcatgctctctctctccacaGTTTAATGTGTAGTTATGTTTAGTGAGATGAGTaatactagagcagtgatggcgaacctatggcacaggtgccagaggtggcactcagagccctctctgtgggcacacacaaacagagtgcccccccacacccatctaggctggcctgggccgctgggctcgattattatcattaaaccgaagatctagttttggggaagtagtgtaagtaatcctgttaagcgctgttaaactaaagcgcagtcctttacctgggagtaagctcggttgctggcaatggggcttgcttctgagtaaaccctcctagggtcatgattcacctgttggaagagttgcacggttgctttaaagcaaagccatcgactaccaccaagcttactcctgagtaacgcacgcctcggagccaacctttttttttctaaacaaaaacctcagtattcaggttaaattaccgtgttggcactttgtgataaataagtgggtgttgggttgcaatttgggcactcggtctcgaaaaggttcgccatcactgtactagaagtACAGAGACCTGCATTAAAAACAAAGATACTGACATGAGTAAGAACCATCAGAAGGTGGTAATGGAAATCTTCCTTAATCTTTCAATTTAGAAAGGCATgcattgttatgcagaggaacaATATCTAACCGGAAAAGTGGTTCAAATTCAGTTTTTCCCCCGTTTTGCATAGTGCAATAAGAAAAGGTAGCATATGTCCTTGGGCAATGAGGTCAGTACCCTATTACTTCCCTGCTAATTAGGCTTCTTCCCTGTTCAGGCCTCAGAAAaactgggaggggtgtgtgtgattctGAATTGTTCAGTTTTTCTCAAGACCTTTACATCTCTAGCTGTGTGCCATCTTATCTGCATTTAAAGCTTGATcatttactaccctgtttccccgaatataagacatcccctaaaaataagacgtagtagaggttttgctgaagtgcgaaatataaggcatcccccgaaagttagacatagcaaagtttttgtttggaagcatgcccaacaaacagaacacagaaaaataagacttcccctgaaaataagacatagcatatctttgggagcaaaaaataatataagacactgtcttattttcggggaaatatggTACTAACATTTTCTTAAAAACATAACAGGGTGCATATAATGTGTACAAGTAGGAGTGAAAGTAGTAAAGAAAGTAAAAGCAGACCAGTTTTTAGTGTCTAAGGGGAGATCTGAGCAAGATCTATATGTTTGGTGGTTGCAGATCTATCGGTCCTCTCCAACCACAGCCGCCCTGCAATTCCCACTTTAAACAAGAGAGTAATAGGTGTGAATTTAATGATACCCTAGCATGCTAGGAGTCATGCTCTGAGCATGTGAGCATTAATCAGGGAAGAGGGGCTTTCTGCCTTCCATGAAGGGAAAAATTCCTGTGTGGAGGTGTGCCCTATTGAAAATGTCAGTTGAATGTACCTGTGACTTAAGAAATTATACTTGATGGTGGTCATGATTTCCTCTCTCAAGTTCCCACCACGACAGAAACACTCAAGTAATCAGATTTCAAATATGGGTGATAAATGGTGGCACATCTAGATTCTTTCACAGTTCatggtaatttatttgtatggacatttaattgtttaatcttgtttgtgttagctgtattatgatttgattttgttgtgcaccgcccagagcccttcgggcatagggcagtatataagattaaacaatcaatcaatcaatgtatCCACTTAGGTCATTCCCAATGCATTTTGATGAAAAATCGATGTTTGCCGGAGACAAAAAAGGAGCTACATCTTTAAAGGTAAATTCAGTAATTTCATTGATGCTTTTATGTGATCAGTTGCAAGCAAAAGATACAGGACAACTTGAGCAGTAGTTAAAAATTAGGCGATCATGTATTTTGAGAGAGCCAGCATTATGTAATggctaaaagcagtggactctaaactggagaaccagatttgattcctcactcctgcacatgggggaccttgggcctgtcacagttctctcagaactctctcagcccacagaagcaggcagtggcaaaccacctctgaatgtctcttgctttgaaaaccctacagggttgccataagtcagctgggatttGATAATGCATTCCACTTGCACGTATTTTTAATGCCATTTGTGTCATGTGTGGCACATCCCCCTTTTTAGTGCTTAAATGCAGTCATTGAAGCTAAAGAAATGAAGCAGACAACTGGTTCAAGGTGCTAGTAAACCACACCTTCACTGCAAAGTGATTTTTAcctctgcaagggaagggatgtggttttgattttttaatatcAAACTCGTGTTCATGGTTTTCTTTTAATGCCAAGTACAGTGCAAACTTAGCTATCTAGCATTCATGGAGGAAGGGGGCGTTGATCAATCCATTGTGCTGGTTATTCCAGATTTACACGGCATGTGTTTGTTTTGAGGTGGACTCTCCTGGCCATCTCCCATCTGTATTTTGagttatttccttccctttgaaaATAATCAGCTTCCCTTCCTATGCACCATGCCTTTCCTTTGCTGCTCTTCTCTCCAGCAATCTTGCAAGCCAATTTCATTAACTCAGATGCAGTTCACTGAGTTTTCTGGGTATTAAAGTGCTGATTAACAAAACTTGAACTGTATTAATCTTTTACCTCtataaataattatattttctgatttgttttgtaAATAGCATTGTTTCTTGTGGTGTCAAGCAAAGCAGAACTTGTTCAGTAGCTTACTAGTATAGTAATGTTGGTTGATGCTGCCCAGCAGCAACTACGGTTATTAGAAACCCTTCACCCTCCTTCCacgcattttttttccttcctctcttttcaCAGGCTATGTGGTTCTGCCCCTGGTAAACTCTGAACAGGGAGAGAGGAACTCACTTGCAGGGGTTGAGGATAAAAGTTGTTGTGTTGCGCACTCCCAGCATGCCTGAGTATATAGCATTGACAAAGAAAAGTTTCTAGTTCTTTTAAATAAACATCTCTTCTTTATTGATAGGAAGAATTCAGGTTACATTTCAAGAACATATCCCGTATAATGGATTGTGTTGGATGTGATAAATGCAGATTATGGGGCAAACTGCAGGTATGTGATAAGTCTTTATAAGTCTATAAAACTAACATTTGTGCTTCAAACTCTCTGAAGGAAAATTGAGTTCTAAGAATACAAGTCTTTTCCTTGTAAGTCTTTAATAGCCTATACAGTTTGGAAGTAAAGTTGTGTCTGGTAAATGTAGaaatataatttgtttttaaatatgaatGATGAAAAAATTAGAAGTGATGTAGAATAACCTTCTGTCCACATGGCAAAAGTTTGTTTCCGTTTACATGTTTATGTTGGTCTAGGTTTATAGCTTTTATTGTTAAATAAATTGATTTTCTTTCAGACTCAAGGTTTAGGAACAGCTTTGAAAATCTTATtctcagaaaaagaaattaagaatCTTCCTGAGAACAGTCCATCAAAAGGCTTTCAGTTAACCCGGCAAGAAATAGTGGCTCTTCTGAATGCTTTCGGAAGGCAAGTTGCATTTTCATTTTGTCATAGCTGTCTAGTAACAGACTGTTTTAGGTTGActctttaaaagaaaactttgtCTTTAATCAAGAGGCTAGGAATGTTGTAAACCTATGCAGGATTCCTTATATCAGAATTCAGAGAAACGGGACTTGTATTTTCTTTTAGTGTTCTGGACCTTACATGCTGATGTTCATTTGCAAACACATTCCCTGAGTTGATGACATTCCCcaattttaaatataaacattaattCATACAAGCATTTGAGGTGAAGAGTAGCATTGTGTCTTTTCCCCTTGATGTGCATGTTGCAAGATGCGCCTGTTGAAAGTAACCTATGAAGTAACAATACGGGTCATGTCCTGAGAAAATCTAGAACTGTAATAGTTGAACATAATCACACAAGGCACTAGATTAGAAGCAAAAAAAGTGTGTTATGTATCATGATATTACACCTTGAGGTGGGTTTCAGGATGCTTCATTACTCCAACAATCACATAACAAAgcctcccttcttctcttccatTATTTTACAGACTTTCTACAAGTATACGAGaactgcagaattttaaaaatttattacaGCGGACGAGTTAATAAAGGCCTTCTGGTGGAAGTGACCATTAACCGACTACATCGGGAAGAATCAAACCAATTTTTGAAGGACTTGatacaaaatgttttaagtgaaaaATAATCTAATACCAACTTGAATATTTAAAGTAGAAGAGGTTAGTCATTGGACAAAATATTTATAAGTAAAACATCtaattttaaatatgtaaatTATGCTTATTTCCCACTACTTTTTCTTTGTACTCCTATTGAACCACTTCATATGAAGAAATTGTTTCCCTCTTTGTGATTTACACCTAACGGCAGTAACTTCATCCAAACTGCTTTGTCTATATGAAGAAATCTTGCAGTGTTGCTTAATAACAGCTGACTTTTATATGTATCCAAAGGACCAGGTGTTGCTAAGCAATGGATTCTCTTGACATAGTCCATGTGTTTGACCCTATAACAGTAAAGGCTGTGGCCAGTAAGGATTTTGAGAAAATAAGCCTATTGGCTCCCAACTTGGTCCATCTCACACTTTAATGCCCTCCTTTTTATAAtttcttcccccatcccccaatttAATTTTCTGTTTGTTCACAGTTGCCTTCTATGTGAGGAGGCAAGGCTGGAGGAAGAGTATTCTAGAGCCTCTATATTCTGTACTATGTATCTAACGAAGGGGTATCTAGAGTTGAGTACTGCTAAAAAAAGTGTGTGTTCTTTGCTCTTTACTGggtagtcagtcagtcagtctctctctctctctagttgtataaaacaacaaaaatgtaatATATTCCGATTAAAATCTTTCAAGGGTGGGGCTTGTTCTCCTTGTTTTGGTGGTAGTATTTGAATTATACTACATGGAGAAGACAAAGGCAGAAGACACCTATAAAATGTAGTGTTGGTTTTTGGCGTTTAATACAGCATATTCTATCTATGCAATCCCTGATCATACCTTCTTGAAAAAAGATACACGATTTCATTAATGAAACGGGTATATTCTGCAGAAATTAAATCCTCAGCCATTATCTACAAAGGAGACTCTAGTCACCACAGAACATTATAAAACAACAAATAAGTTTTGAAACTTTTAAAAgctacagtaggagaaattctgTAAATCTGACAGAGCAGTTTATTTAGAAGCTATTTGTAATGTAATGTTTGTATTAAGTGAGGGATGTTTGAATACAGCATGAATGTCCTTCTTGGTACAGTGTACATTTGTACATACTATGTTTTCACTTTGATAAGTGAAGCATTCTTTACAAAATGAATTAAAAGTGCTCTTAAAACTTTCTAATCTAAGGAATATTGCAGTTCTTGTGCATATATACATAATCTGTTGGTATTGCTTGGTCTAAATCCCACTTGATTCGTAAACTTTGTAGTTTTAAACTGATTTAGTTTTCTTTTCActagtttatttcattttttgtttgagGAAAATAAGTGATTGTCCTTTACTATACTTTATAAAGTTCTTTGGATATGAGTTAAACTTATGTTGTTGGTCTGAGACACCAAGAGTTGCTGTTTGCCCACACATTCTGAAATCTATGTTCATAGCCATATACGACagacccccaacacacacagcttctcaacttcttcaggcagggaaatcaTGCACTGATGTAGCCTGTCAGATTTTTTTCCACCTTTTCCCTTTCTGAAGTACTTCAGAAATATGGAAGCATTTGGTATAAGCACTTTCCCTTAGCCCTGTAACTGACCCAGAATGTGAAGGATGCCCGTTGACTGAAACCTTTTCTAGGCAAACCCCTTTATAAGACACACAAATattgaggcagattttaaacttaactagaataaaaggtttattaacagagaggagaaagggaaatgaaTAACTTGGAGATAAGGAATGGATgaagcaaataaggcaggagCAATATATATGTACACTTGGCACAGATATTCAGTATTTAGTTTATTTCAAGCACAAACTTAATACTTATTCAGTTTCAGTTaagcttagatgttatatagttgtttcttagatggtacagttccttaaacttaagatgttctggctaatggcttgtacacacagagagagttctaACAGGCTTGGGGCATATTTTCAATACCCTCACACAGTCCTCATAGCTAGAAAAACCTTCAACGAAAATATAAAGCACTctactgaggaaacacaaagcaaaacctaGTACTGCAAACTAACTGGTACACTGAAATTCTTCCctcactagggctgattccgcaagggccaaaaacagcagtgtgaaaatggtgtgaaaacagtataaatccttttacaccattttaaacccttttacaccattttcacaccgttttcacactgctgtttttggcccatgcggaatcagcctagaaGATATTCctggccgcagaaggccattgcgttcacatcctacatgtgagctcccaaaggcacctggtgggccactgcgagtagcagagagctggactagatggactttggtctgatccagctggcttgttcttatgttcttatgttcctaa from Sphaerodactylus townsendi isolate TG3544 linkage group LG01, MPM_Stown_v2.3, whole genome shotgun sequence harbors:
- the ERO1B gene encoding ERO1-like protein beta; this encodes MSSSSVVRRTAAETELAVQLLLALGTIGCLWSATEAQLTGVLDDCLCDIESIDDFNNLKIFPEIQKLLARDYFRYYKVNLKRPCPFWADDGHCSIRDCHVEPCPESKVPVGIKAESTNKPDALFWFIYNPRNSRCIVVLKLLMYMFVFLGESFYTWLEGLCLEKRVFYKLISGLHASINVHLCANYLLEETWGKPRWGANVKEFTSRFDPSETKGEGPRRLKNLYFLYLIELRALSKVASYFERSIVDLYTGNAQEDAETKVLLLEIFTHTKSFPMHFDEKSMFAGDKKGATSLKEEFRLHFKNISRIMDCVGCDKCRLWGKLQTQGLGTALKILFSEKEIKNLPENSPSKGFQLTRQEIVALLNAFGRLSTSIRELQNFKNLLQRTS